Part of the Cryptosporangium arvum DSM 44712 genome, CTCGAGTCGATCTGTTACCAGAGCCGGGACGTCTCCGAGGCGATGGCGCAGGACTCCGGCGTCACGCTCGACGTGTTGAAAGTGGACGGTGGGGTAACCGCCAACAGCCTGTGCATGCAGCTGCAGGCGGACATCCTCGGCGTGCCGGTCAGCCGGCCGGTGGTGGCGGAGACCACCGCGCTCGGTGCGGCCTACGCGGCGGGGCTCGCGGTCGGGTTCTGGAAGAACACCGACGAACTGCGCGAGAACTGGAACGAGTCGGAGCGCTGGCAGCCGAGCTGGAGCGAGGAGCGGCGCACCGAGGGCTACGCGAAGTGGCGCAAGGCGGTCGAGCGGACGCTCGACTGGGTCGACGTCGACTGAGGGTTTCGCGCACGGCGGGGCGGCCTTCCGGCCGCCCCGCCCACACAAAGGAGACGGTATGGACACCGGTCGGCTTTCACCCGAGGCCCGGGAGGCGGCGTTCACCGCGCTGGCCGACGGTGACGAAGTAGATGTCGTCGTCGTCGGAGGGGGCGTGGTCGGGGCCGGGGCCGCGTTGGACGCGGTGACCCGCGGGCTCTCGGTGGCGCTCGTCGAGGCCCGCGACTTCGCCAGCGGAACCTCCAGCCGGTCGAGCAAACTCATCCACGGTGGCCTGCGCTACCTGGAGATGCTCGACTTCGGCCTGGTGCGGGAGGCGTTACACGAGCGAGGGCTGATGGTGCAGCGCCTGGCCCCGCACCTGGTGCGTCCGGTGCGCTTCCTCTACCCGCTCAAACACCGGGGGTGGGAGCGGCTCTACGCCGGCAGCGGCGTGGCTCTCTACGACGCGCTCAGCCTGTCCAGCGCCGGGCGGGGCCTGCCGCACCACCGGCACCTCACGCGCCGCGGCGCGCTGCGTGTCGCGCCGTCGCTGCGCAAGGACGCGCTGGTGGGGGCGTTGCAGTACTACGACGCCCAGGTCGACGACGCGCGCCACACGATGTTCCTGGCCCGTACCGCCGCGGCGTACGGGGCGCAGGTGCTCTCGCGGGCCCGGGTGGTCGGGTTCCTGCGCGAGGCCGAGCGGGTCACCGGTGTGACCGTGCGTGACCTCGAACACGACCGGGAGTTCACGATCCGCGCCAAGCAGGTCATCAACGCGACCGGCGTCTGGACCGACGACACCCAGGCGATGGTGGGGGAGCGGGGCCAGTTCCACGTCCGCGCGTCCAAGGGCATCCACCTGCTCGTGCCGCGCGATCGCATCCAGTCCTCCACCGGGCTGATCCTGCGGACGGCGTCGTCGGTGCTGTTCGTCATCCCGTGGGGGCGGCACTGGATCATCGGCACCACCGACACCGACTGGGCGCTGGACAAAGCCCATCCGGCGGCGTCGAGCCGGGACATCGAGTACCTGCTCGACGAGGTCAACAAAGTGCTCGTCACGCCGCTGACCAAGCCGGACGTGGTCGGCGTCTACGCGGGTCTGCGTCCGCTGCTGGCCGGGGAGTCCGAGTCGACGTCGCAGCTCTCACGCGAACACACGGTGGCCTCGCCGCAGCCGGGGCTGGTCGTGGTGGCCGGCGGCAAGTACACGACGTACCGGGTGATGGCCCGGGACGCCGTCGACGCGGCCGTGCACGCGTTGGACCGGGGCGCGCCGAAGTCGTGCACCGACACCGTGCCGCTGCTCGGGGCCGAGGGGTTCCGCGCGCTGCGTAATCAGCGGGCGACGCTCGCGGCCCGGTCCGGGCTCCACGTGGCCCGCATCGAGCACCTGCTGAGCCGGTACGGGTCACTGCTCGACGAGCTGCTGACCCTGATGGCGGCCGACCCCGATCTGCGTGCGCCCCTCGACGGCGCGGAGGACTACCTCCGGGTCGAGATCGCGTACGCGGCGTCGCACGAGGGCGCGCGGCACCTGGAGGACGCGTTGACCCGACGTACCCGCATCTCGATCGAGGTGCCCGACCGCGGTGTGGCCGCGGCCCGGCCGGCCGCCGAGCTGATGGCGGCGGTGCTCGGGTGGAGCGACGAACAGGTCGATCGCGAAGTAGAGCATTATTTACGACGAGTCGAGGCTGAACGCGCGTCCCAGGACCAACCGGACGACGAGACGGCCGATGCGAAGCGACTGGGTGCCGAAGATGTGGTTCCTCTGATCACTGGGTAATAGGATCGTCACTGCGGCGACCGGGAGGAGGCCGACATGGTTTCGCGGTATGTGATCGCGATCGACCAGGGAACGACCTCCACCCGGTGCATCGTGTTCGACCAGGCCGGCCGGCTGGTGTCGGTGTCCCAGCGCGAGCACCGCCAGCTCTACCCCAAGCCGGGCTGGGTCGAGCACGACGCCGCGGAGATCTGGCGCAACGTGCAGCGGATCGTTCCCCGTGCGGTGGCCGAAGCCGGTATCGAGGCCTCGCAGGTCGTCGGCATCGGCATCGCCAACCAGCGGGAGACGTACGTGCTGTGGGAGCGTTCCTCGGGACGGCCCATCGGGCAGGCGCTGGTCTGGCAGGACACCCGGGCCGACGCGCTGGTGGACGACCTGTCG contains:
- a CDS encoding glycerol-3-phosphate dehydrogenase/oxidase, with the protein product MDTGRLSPEAREAAFTALADGDEVDVVVVGGGVVGAGAALDAVTRGLSVALVEARDFASGTSSRSSKLIHGGLRYLEMLDFGLVREALHERGLMVQRLAPHLVRPVRFLYPLKHRGWERLYAGSGVALYDALSLSSAGRGLPHHRHLTRRGALRVAPSLRKDALVGALQYYDAQVDDARHTMFLARTAAAYGAQVLSRARVVGFLREAERVTGVTVRDLEHDREFTIRAKQVINATGVWTDDTQAMVGERGQFHVRASKGIHLLVPRDRIQSSTGLILRTASSVLFVIPWGRHWIIGTTDTDWALDKAHPAASSRDIEYLLDEVNKVLVTPLTKPDVVGVYAGLRPLLAGESESTSQLSREHTVASPQPGLVVVAGGKYTTYRVMARDAVDAAVHALDRGAPKSCTDTVPLLGAEGFRALRNQRATLAARSGLHVARIEHLLSRYGSLLDELLTLMAADPDLRAPLDGAEDYLRVEIAYAASHEGARHLEDALTRRTRISIEVPDRGVAAARPAAELMAAVLGWSDEQVDREVEHYLRRVEAERASQDQPDDETADAKRLGAEDVVPLITG